In the genome of Paraburkholderia azotifigens, the window CTGCGAATCAGGAAGTGCTGACCGTGCCAACGCTCGACGCCAAGCTCGCCGCGCAGATGCGGGGCCTCGGCGTGGGCACGGTGCCCGAATGTATCGCCGCAGGGCCGTTGAATCGCGGGCAACTCGTGCGCAAGGAAGTCTGCGGCATGCGCAACGTCACGCACTTCTATCTGGCCTGGCGCGACGACGAAGCGGGCAAGGCGCTGCGCTGGTGGGTCGATCAGCTCGACCGGCACGATCTGATCGACGACGTCGCGCAACGGCGCGCCGCCATGGGTTGAACGCCGCGCCCGGCGCGCTAGGCGTACTTGTGCGGCGGCGTGAAGCTCAGAAGACGCGTCGCCGTATCGGCACGCCGGCGCTCGCCGGATGCGCCCGCCGGCTTCTGCGTCAGCCCTTTTACCTGCATCAGCAATTGCCCCGCAGCCTTGAAGTCGTCGAGATCGCGGCCCTCGCATACATTCGCACATGCCGATTGCAGCAGTTGCGCAGCTTCCGTTTCGCGGCCCAGTCTGTGCCACAGCCGCGCAAGACTCGTCGCCGCGCGCAGTTGCAATGAGCGCGCGCCTTGCGCCGACGCCTCTTCGAGCGCGGCGACGAACCATGTCTCCGCATCGCGGGCAGCGTCGCTGTGGCTATCGATGGCCGCGCCGTCCGCGAGCAACAGCTCGCCGCGCAGACGCCGCAGTTCGGCGATGAGCCAGTAGTCGCCCGCCAGATCGCAACGCGCCAGTGCGCTATCGACGACCTGTTGCGCTTCGTCGCGACGGCCTGCGCGCATCAGCGCGACCGCGTACTGTGCGGCGAGCATCGCGAATGGCGCGCCGAATTTGAGCGCATCGAGTTCGCCCAGCGCCGCGCGAAAACTATCGAGGCTTTGCGCCGATACGTCGTCCAGTGAACGCCGACACGCGTCGAAGCAGCGCGCGGCCGCCTGCCACAACGTCAGCCGCGCGCGAGCCGACACGTCGCACAGCACTGCGATCGCGCGCCGCGCGCAGTCGCGTTTGCCCGACAGCAACGCGAGCGGCACCAGCGATTCGGCGAGGGTATAGCAGACGATCATCGCCTGATCCTTGCTGCATGCTTCGATCACGGCATCTTCGGCGAGCGCCAGCGCCTGCTCGCGCAGACCTTGCAGCCACAGCACGCGTGCGAGCGACGCGCGGCTCACGAGCACCTGATCCGCGAAATGTCCGGACGGCATCCGCGTGCGCAGACCGTCGGCCACTTCGAGCAGTTGCTCGAACGAAAGCCGTGCGCAGCGCTGATCGCCTGCGTAATGCGCAGCCACGCCCATCAGCCGGTAGCCGAGAATCGCGCCGCGCACATCGGCCACACCGTCGACGAAGGCCGTGTAGCGCCGCGCGTATTCGAGTGCGTCATGCACGGAGCCGGACGTCTGGCACGCGTTCCACATGCCCCACAACGCGCGCGCCTCGAAGGCTTCGTCCCCCGACGCAATCGCCGACGCCAAGACTTCCTTCCAGATCGCATGCGTCTCGGCACTGGGTCCATGTACGAGCACCAGAGACGCGCCGAGCGCCGCAAGCAGACGCAGCCTGGCGCGCATGCGCGACGACGCGTGAGAGGAGCCGCGAGCGGGCGCCAATGCTGCCAGCGCGCGCCGCGCCCATGCACAGCATTCGTCGATCAGCGACAGTTCGTAGAACAGAAAGACGGCATGGACGGGCAAGGTTTCGCGCAGCGCCTCGTCGCCGTCATCGGACAGCACCCACGTGAGCGCCGCGCGCACCTCGTCGAGCAGTTCAGGCATCCGGCTGCGCCAGCTTTCTCCAGCGGACTTTCCCGCTGCATCGCCGTCGATCAGCGCTGACAGATAACGCGCGTGATGCAGCGCGACCATGCGGTGCTCGCCGTTGTCGTCGAGCTTTTGCAGCGCGTACATGCGCGTCGTCTCGAGCAGGCGGAACGCGGCATGGCCCGGCTCCGTGCTCGCGACCACGAGTGACTTCTCGACCAGCGCGGCCATCGCCGCGACCACATCGAGTTCGCGCGTGATGTTGTCCGCCGCGACGGCAATCGCCGCTTCGAGCGGAAAGCGATCGGCAAACACGCCGATGCGGCGCAAGGTCTTGCGTTCGGCATCGTCGAGCAGCGCATGGCTCCAGTCGAGCGTAGCCTTGAGCGTCTGATGGCGCGGCAACGCGGTGCGCGTGCCGCCCGTCAACATGCCGAAGCGGTCGTCGAGATGCGCCGCGAGCGTATCGATGCCGAGCAGCGCCGCGCGCGCAGCCGCCAGCTCGATCGCGAGCGGAATGCCGTCGAGCCGCCGGCACACCATGCCCGTCACGTGAATGCTCGGCTCGTCGGCGGCGAAGCGCGCATCGATCGCGCGGGCACGCATCAGGAACAGGTTGACGGCGCTGCAGCGAAGCACCTGCGGCGTGTCGTCGTTCGGCTCGGGCACGTCTAGCGCGGGCACCCAGTACAAGGTCTCAGACGGAATGCGCAACGGCTCGCGGCTGGTCGACAGCACGCGCAGTTGCGGACATGCCGACAGCAGGTGATGCGCGAGCCGCGCAGCGGCATCGACGACATGCTCGCAGCTGTCGAGCACGATCAGCATGCGGCGCCCGCCGATCGTCTCGACGATGCGCTCGCGCGTCGCAGCGCGGCCTTCGGGATGCACGCCGAGCACGGATGCGAGCATCGCCAGTACGCTGCACGTATCCGACGCGGCACTCAGCGACACGCAATGAACGCCGCCCGGCGCCTGCTCCAGCAGCCGGCGCGCAACTTCGATCGCCACGCGCGTCTTGCCGATGCCTCCCGAACCGAGCAACGTCACGTGACGCGACGCGCCGAGCGCATCGCACACGTGCGCAATCGCTTCATCGCGTCCGACCAGCGCGGAACTGTACGCAGGCAGGTTGTGCGGCACGGCCATGTGGCGTTCGGTATGCGAAGCCGAAGCGCCGCCCGTTTGCCGCACGGCCGACGCGCCACGCACGAGCCGGTAGCCGCGCCCCGCAACCGTCTTGATCAGGTCGCGGCTTTCGCCGAGCAGCTTGCGCAGCGCCGACATGTGCACCTGAAGATTGTTGTCGCCGACCACCGTTTCGGGCCACACGCGCTCCAGGATCGTTTCTTTCGACACAAGCCCGCCTTGCGCCTCGATCAGCAATTCGAGTATGTCGAAGGCACGATTACTGATGCGTACCGTCTTTCCGTCGACGCGTGCTTCACGGCGCGCAAGATCGATGTCGAGCGGTCCAATGTGGATCATGAGCGGATGGCGCAGGCATACGCGGGCAACGCTTCATGGCGTGCGTTGCCGGATGGGAACAGACAGGAATCGCTGATTGAGCTGGGCAAGATGCGCATGCGGCATACCGGTTGATGTGCTTGGCAGTCTAGAACGGCACATCGATTGCATGGGTGGAAAAATCCGAACGATCCATTCGAAAATTTTGAAGTCGTCGCACGAGCATCCGGTGAGACAGCCCGCATGTCCGCGCAGGTGTGCCCGCAGTGTGCCCGTTACGCGCGAACGTCATCGACGAGCACGAGCTTCGAGCCCGTGTTGATCAGGAACGCGTTGATGGAGCCTTGCACGGGCGGCTGCAGGAACTCGCGCTCGAGGTCGCGCTGGATATCCGCTTTCGATACGCCTTGCACGACAGTATCGACTGGAAAAGGATGCGTGCCGTCCGACAGCGCCGTCACTTCCAGATCGCCGAGCGTCATACGGTGGAAGCCGGGCGCTTGCGCGTCCGCTTTCGGCGCAGCAGCGAGCACGTCGGCGGACAAGGCTGCGCCGCACACGCACAGCACCAGCAGACAGGCGCGCAGCCGCGCCGCGCGCCACGCAGAAAGACTCGTCATGGGTTTGCTCTCACTCGCTTCGATATGCGCCGAAGCATAGCGAGTCCCACGCACATCGGCCGCTAATTGTTCTTAAATGTTCTGTGCGGCCGTGCTGTATTGGGCGAGGTACGCGTGAATCTGGCTCACGACGGCCGCGCCGTCGCCGACCGCCGACGCCACGCGCTTGGTCGATTCGGAGCGTACGTCGCCGACCGCGAACATGCCGGGCAGACTCGTTTCGAGCGGATAGTGAATGCCCATATCGACGTGCGTCTGCATGCGCCGCGCAAAGCCCGTCACGACGAAGCCCCGGCTGTCGAGCTCGACGCCGCTCGACGCGAGCCAGTCGGTCTTCGGATCCGCGCCGATGAACAGAAACAGATGACGCGTTTCGATGATTTCGCCGGCCTCGCCTTCGCGGCGCACATGAACGTGCGTCAGCCCTGCTTCATCGCCTTCGAGCGCTTTCAACGTGCAGCGCGTGCACACCGATACGTTGGGCAACGAGCCGATCCGGTCGATCAGATACTTCGACATGCTCGCGTTCAGATCCGCGCCACGAATCAGCACGCGGATGCTGCGAGCGAAGTTGGCGAGAAACACGGTAGCCTGGCCCGCCGAGTTGCCGCCGCCCATCAGCACGATGTCCTGGCCTTTGACGAGCTTGGCCTCGATGGGCGATGCCCAGTAGTACGTGCCGCGTCCTTCGTAACGGTCGAACTCGGCGACGACGGGCTTCCGGTAGGCCGCGCCGCTCGCCACGACGAGCGTGCGCGCGCTGACGCGCTGGCCGTCCATCAGCGTCAGCGCATAGACGCCCTCCTGCGCGTCGACGTTCATCACCTTCCCGGGTATCGCCAGATGTGCGCCGAACTTCAGGGCCTGCTGGAACGCGCGCGCCGCGAGCGCCTGGCCCGAGATGCCCGTCGGAAAGCCCAGATAGTTCTCGATGCGCGAACTCGCACCCGCCTGTCCGCCCGGCGCGCGCTGGTCGAACACGGCGACGGACAGACCTTCCGTGGCCGCATACACGGCCGCCGCGAGTCCCGCAGGCCCGGCGCCGACGATGGCCACGTCATACACGTGCGAGCGCTCGAAGGTCGGCACCAGACCGAGGCACGACGCGAGTTGCGCTTCATCCGGCGCGCGCAGCACGGAGCCGTTCGGGCAGAACACGAGCGGGAAGTCGTCGGGGCCCGTCGTCATGTCCGACAGCAGCGTCACGGCTTCGGCGTCGTGGCGTGCGTCGATGACCATCGCGGGATACGCATTGCGCCGCAAAAAGCCCTGCAGCCGGACGAGCCGTGCATCGTCGCCATTGCCGACGATGATCGGCCCGAGCCCCTGCTCGATCAGACCGAGCCGGCGCAAAATCAGCGCGCGCATGATGTGCTCGCCGAGTTGCGCATCGGCGACGATCAACGCCCGCAGCTTTTCCGGCGAGACGACGAGTGTGTCGCAGTCCGTCAACGCAACGCCGTCGATCAATGCAGGCTTGCCCGACAGTTGCGCCATCTCCGCCATGAAGTGGCCGTCGTCGTGCTCCGTCACGAGCGTGGAGCGGCCGAAGCTGTCGCGCGAAAAGATCCGCACGCGTCCGTGCAGCAGCACGAACAGGCCGAGCGCGACGCGGCCCGTTTCGAAGATCAGCTCGCCTGCCTTGAACGACATCGGCTGCGCGAAGCGGCGCAGGCTGGCGATCTCCATGGCGGACAGGCGGGGAAACATCTGATGCTGGCGAAACTCCAGCGACGAATAGGGCATGCCCAGATCCGTCGTTGCCGCGTCGGGCAGATTGGGAAGAAGAGCCGGGGTGTTCATCGATCGACCTTGACTGAATGTTCTGACGTCGCGGGCGCGGCTAGTTGGGCCATTCCGATCCCAGCACGAGCCCGCAGAAATTGAGGCGCCGGTAGTCCGGGTCCCATCGGTCGAGCACGTCCGCGTTGACCGTGCCGAACGTCGTTTCGGGACGATGCTCCATGCCGCGCGCGTACGCTTCGATCAGCTTCGTCTTGAAGCCGCGTTCGCGCGGAAACGCCTGCACGATGGCGTCGCGCTGCTGCGCGGTGAACTCGTAGTAGCGCGCGCCGCGCACATCCATCTGCACGCCTGCGCCGACGAGCGCCACGAGCGCGGACATGTGATCGGGGATGCCGGGCGTAGTGTGCAGCGCGATGGCATTCCATACGTCCGTAGCCGCGTAATCGTCGACACCCTGCGCGAGCAGAAACTCGCGTGCCTCGTTCGCGCTGTCGATCTCGAAGCGGTTCGGCGAGCGGTTAAAGCGCGGATTCAGACCGACGTTATGAAACAGCATGCCGACGTAGAGCAGATTCGCATCGAATTCGAGCGCCTCCCTGAAACCCATCAGTGCAGCGAACAGAAACGCGCGCAGCGCGTGATGCAACAACAGTTCGGGTTCGATGCCGCGTACATGCTCGAATGCGGCCCGGGCCAGCGCGGAATCGGGTAGCTCCACGCCGGCAATGTTCTTGTTCATCCTGACTCCTCCGCGCCGGACAATACCCCGGCGATGTGCTCCCGTGCAGCCGGCTCTTCCGGCGCATCGTGCAGCGTAGCAATACGGAGTAGAGAATACTTTGCCGGGTCATTAAAAAACCTTAATAAGCGCGGTGAAATTTCCCTGCTGCGCGTTCAGCCACGTGTTGCGCTTTCCGGCGCTTCCCGCCATTTCGTGCCGTTTTCGTGCCGCTTTCGCGCCGATCCCCCGCTCGACATGCGCATAACATCGCGCGATGCGCGCCGCGAAACAGATCGCGCTTTCACTAAACACGTTGCTGCATGCGATCCGTACGGCGGCGGCGCGCCGGTATCCCGCCTTTAAATTTCCTGAAGCGCACGCGGTGCGGCGCCGATCAGGCTTACGCGCGGCGTCGGGCACTCTGGTTGCGTCCAGCGCAATGCGGGATTGCGGCGCAGACGGATTCAGCCAACCGCGCGCAACGGATAAGGTGTCTGCATCCGTACTCATTCGTTGCGTCCCGCAACGCTCAGGAGAGCAACATGAAACATCCGTCGTATCCGCGAGCCGTCGTGATCGGCGGCTCGCTCGGCGGCCTGTTCGCAGCGACGTCTTTGCGCGCGGCCGGGTGGCAGGTCGACGTCTTCGAAAGCTCGCCGAACCAGCTCGACATGCGCGGCGGCGGCATCGTTCTGCAAGCCGACGTGCTGCACGCGGTCCGCTACGCAGGCGTCGCGCTGCCGAACCCCGCCGGCGTGCGCTCCCGCGAGCGCATCTATCTGGACCGCGACGACAGCATCGTCGAGCGGCTCGACATGCCGCAGACCCAGACCGCGTGGAGCCTGCTATATCGCGCAATGAAAGAGGCGTTGCCCGCCCAATCGTTGCATGCGGGAGAAACCTTCATCGACTTCGAGCAGGACGGCGACGAGGTGATCGCCCGTTTCGAAAGCGGGCGCACCGAACGGGCCGATCTGCTGGTCGGCGCCGACGGCATCCGCTCGTCGCTCAGGCAACGCCTGTTGCCCGACGTGACGCCCGCGTATGCGGGCTACGTCGCGTGGCGCGGACTCGTGCCGGAACTCGAATTGCCCGTGCACGCCGCCGGCATGCTGCGCGAGCGCTTCGCGTTTCAGCATGGCGCAGGCCATTCGGCGCTCGCGTATCTGATTCCCGGCGAACGGGACGAGACGCGCGCCGGCGAGCGGCGCTGGAACTGGGTCTGGTACCGGCGCTACGGCCACGATGTGCTGAAGGAGTTGCTGGTCGACCGTTACGGCGTCGCGCGCACGCGTTCGCTGCCGCCCGGCATGATGAAGCAGACCGACATCGACCAGCTGCGCAACGACGCGCAGGCCGGACTCGGGCCGACGTTCCGCGCGCTCGTCGAATCGACGGAGCATCCCTTCATGCAGCCGATCGTCGATCTGCGCGCGCCACAGATGGTGTTCGGACGCGCGGTGCTGATCGGCGACGCCGCCGCCGTGCCCCGTCCTCACACGGCGGGCAGCACGGCGAAAGCCGCCGCGAATGCGCATTCGCTTGCACTCGCGCTCGATCTCGCGAACGGCGACGCGCTGTCGATCGATGCACGCCTCGCGCGCTGGGAGACGCAGCAGTTGCAGCGCGCCAGGCAGATGACCGATCTCGGCATCTCGCTCGGCAAGCGGCTGATGACCGCGGTCGTGCCGCCTTCACAACGTTTTAGCGCGGCTTCAGGAAATTCCACGCCGACCTCGATACGCTAGACCTGTTCATGCGGGGACATGCTGCCCCGCCACAGCCCCGGAGGAACGTTCCGTGACACGTGTGTCAATGATACGCAGGCCTGTCGTGCTGGCGATGGCTGGCGTCGCGATCGCGGCCGCGCTCGCCGTCGCCGCGTTGCTGATATCGAAGCGGGCCATCGCGCCCGTCAGCCCGCCGCCGCCTTCGTCGTTCGACAGCCAGACGAAGCTGGCGGGCGCACGCGTGGTCGCACTCGGCGACTGCATCGTGTGTCACACCGCGAAAGGCGGCAAGCCGTTTGCGGGCGGCCTGCCCCTCGCGACGCCGTTCGGCACGATCTACGCGACCAATATCACGCCCGATGCCGACACGGGCATCGGCAACTGGTCGCTCGAAGCCTTCACGCGCGCGATCCGGAACGGCGTGTCGCGCGACGGGCATCTGCTGTATCCGGCGTTTCCGTACATCCACTTCACACACATGTCCGACTCGGACATCGCCGCAGCCTACGCGTATCTGATGACGCGCGAACCCGTGAAGGCGACGGCGCCCGCGAACGCGCTGATATTCCCGCTGAACTTCAGACCGCTGCTCGCGTTCTGGAACGCGCTGTTTCTGCGCCCCGGCGAGCAGCAGACCGAGGCATCGAAAGATGCTGAATGGAATCGCGGCCGCCTGCTCGTCAACGGACTCGGGCACTGTGCATCGTGTCATTCGCCCCTCAACGTGATCGGCGGCGAGCAGCCCGGACAAGCTTTCGACGGCGGCGTGGTCGACGGCTGGGACGCGCCCGCGCTCAACACGCTGAACGCCGCGCCGAAGCCGTGGACGAAGCAGCAATTGGTCACCTATCTGCGCACCGGCCGCGCGAGCGAACACGGCGCGGCGGCAGGTCCGATGCTGCCTGTGACGCGCGATCTCGCGACGGTCCCCGCCGAAGACGTCGAAGCGATCGCCGCGTACCTCCTCTCGCTGCAGAAGCCCGTTGCGTCATCGAACGCGCCGCGTGCGGTCCGGGCCAGCGCCGCGCCGCTCACGGCGGCGCAGCAGCGTGGCGCGACGCTGTTCGCCGCATCGTGCGCGCAGTGTCACGGCAATGCGTCGCCGATGCAGTCGCCCGGCCAGCGCCCGACCCTCGCCTTCAGCACCGCCGTCAACGCCGGCACGCCACGCAACGCGATCCAGATGGTGCTGGGCGGCATCGCGTGGCATGGCGAGGACACGATCAACTACATGCCCGCTTTCGGCGATGTCTACAGCAACGAACAGATCGCCGATCTGCTGTCGTACGTGCGCGCCACTTACTCGCAGCACAGCGCGTGGACGGATGTCGAAGCGACCGTGGCCAAGGTCAGAAAGGAGAATGACGCGCGATGATCCACCTCACTGTGAACGGCGTGCAGCACGCACTCGATATCGACCCGTCGACACCGCTTCTCTACGCGCTGCGCAACGAACTCGGCCTGCACGGCGCGAAGTTCGGCTGCGGCCTCGGACAATGCGGCGCGTGCACGGTGATGGTCGACGGCAAGGCGACGTTTTCATGCCTGATTCCTGTGTCGTCGATCGGCGCGCGGCCCGTGCGGACCATCGAAAGCCTTGGTACCGCACAGCGTCCGGGCGCGCTTCAGCAGGCCTTCGTCGAACATCAGGCGGCGCAATGCGGGTACTGCATCGCGGGCATGATCATGCGCGCGCAGGCGCTGCTGGAGCGCAACCCGCGCCCTACGGAAGCCGAACTTCGCGAGCACATGGAGCCGAATCTGTGCCGCTGCGGCACGCACATGCGCATTCTCGCGGCGATTCGCCAGGTCGCGCATCTGAGCGGCAGCGATACGGGCGCACACGGGGACACGCAATGAGCCACGCAGACGATTTCGACGAAGACCGACGGCGCTTCATGGTGTCCGGCGCGCTCGTCGTGAGCTTCAGCCTGTTTCCCGGCGCGCGGGCCCTCGCGCAACAGGTGATCGCCGACGAAGGCGCTGCCGTGCACATCGCCAGGGAAACCCAGGCGCTCGCGGGCAGCCTGAAGACCAATCCGTTTCTCGATGCATGGATCAAGATCGATCCCGCGGGCAAGGTCACGGTCTACACGGGCAAGGTCGAACTCGGCACGGGCGTGCGCACCGCGCTGCTGCAAATCGCAGCCGAAGAACTGGACATGGCGCCCGCGCTGATCACGTTCCTCACGGCAGACACGGGCGCCTCGCCCGACGAAGGCCTCACGGCGGGCAGCCACACGATCGCCGACAGCGGCACGGCGCTGCTGAACGCCGCCGCGCAGGTGCGCGGCCTGCTGGTCGATGCCGCAGCGAAAAACCTGCATGTCGACCGCGCGAAGCTGACCACGCGCGACGCCGTGATCCACGCACCCGACGGCCGCACGCTCACTTACGGCGATGCCGTGAAGCTCGTCGATCTGCACCGGATGGCCTCGCCCGTCTCGCCGCTGAAGGATCCGAAGTCTTTCTTCGTGATCGGCAAGTCGCTGCCGCGCGTCGACATTCCCGCCAAGGTGACGGGTGGCGCGAGCTATGTGCAGGACATGTCGCTGCCGAACATGGTGCATGCGCGCGTCGTGTTGCCGCCCGTGTACGAAGCGAAGCTCGTGCGCGACAACGCCGCGCAAATCATGACGATGCCCGGCGTGCTCAAGGTCTACAGGAATGGCAGCGTGCTCGCAGTGGTTGCGCGCGGCGAATGGCAGGCAGTGGCGGCACAGCGCGCGCTCGCAGCGGGCAGCGAGTGGAGCGCGGGCCGCGCATTGCCCGACCCCGCTACCGTCCATCGCGATCTCGAGAAGCTCTGCACGCAGCACATCGAAATCGCCAGCACGCATGCGCAGGAAGCCACGCCGGCGGCCGTCAAAACGCTGGATGCGCGCTATTCGAAGCGCTACATGCTGCACGGCTCGATCGGTCCTTCGTGTGCAATCGCTTCGTTCGACAATGGTCATATGACGGTGTGGACGCACTCACAAGGCGTCTATCCGCTGCGCGACGCGCTCGCCGAGATGCTGTCGATGCCGAAGGACACCGTGCGCTGCGTTCACGTCGAAGGCTCGGGCTGCTACGGCCACAACGGCGCCGACGACGTCGCCGCGCACGCCGCGCTGATCGCGCGCGACATGCCCGGCCATCCCGTGCGCGTGCAATGGATGCGCGAGCAGGAGCACACGTGGGACCACTTCACGCCCGCGATGGTCACGCAGGCGCGCGCGTCGCTGGATTCGACGGGCCGCATCGTCGACTGGGATTACGCGCTGTGGAGCAGCTCGCATAACGAGCGCATCGTCGACGCGGGGCGGCTCGTGCCCGCGACGATGCTCGCCAGTCCGTTCGAGCCCGCGCCTTCCGTGCCGATGGTGCAACCCGAAGGCGGCGGCGACCGCAATGCGATTCCGCTGTACACGTTCGCGAACGTGCACGTGATGAACAACTTCTCGCCGACCATGCCGCTGCATACGTCGGCGATGCGCTCGCTCGGCGCGCACATGAACGTGTTTTCGATCGAGAGCTTCATGGATGAACTGGCGCTCGCTGCACATACCGACCCCGTCGCGTTCCGCCTGAAGCATATGCAAGACCCACGCGCTCGCGACGTGATTCAACTCGCCGCGCAGAAGTTCGGCTGGCCGCGTCCGCCGCGCAAGCCAAATCACGGGGTCGGCTTTGCATTCGGCAAATACAAGAACCTGATGGCCTATGTGGCGATGGCCGTCGAGGTTTCCGTGGTGCGCGAGACGGGACAGGTCGTACTCGAACGTGCCGAAGTCGCCGTGGATTCCGGACAGATCGTCAATCCCGACGGCATACGCAATCAGATTGAAGGCGGCGTCATGCAGTCGGCGAGCTGGACGCTGTACGAGCAACTGCAATTCGACACGCAGCGCATCCGCAGCTTCGACTGGAGCAGCTATCCGATCCTGCGTTTCTCCGCCGTGCCGCGCAGTCTCAACGTGCATCTGATCGACCGCCCCGGCGCGCCGTTTCTCGGCGCCGCCGAAGCAGCGATGGGCCCGACGGCGGGCGCGCTCGCCAATGCGCTGTTCGACGCGACGGGTTATCGGGCGCGCGAGATGCCGCTGGCGGGCGAGGGCCTGCGCAGGCAGATCGATGCATAGAATCGCTTACGCATGCCTTGCAGCACGCCCGAATGCAAACCGTTGAACCCGTGGACCTATACCAACGTATGAGGACGTGACTACTTGGATTAAACAGACGTCCCAACGTACGATGGTCCAATCGTTCGCCTCGATCTATCTTTCTCTCAAGCGGCAAAGCGTCATCTTCCGCATCGAGAAAACGGATCAGACAGCACGAGGTGAACGGTTCCATGGACAAGATCTTGAGCATGCGCATTTTCTCGCGCGTCGTCGAGTCGGGCAGCTTCAGCGCCGTCGCAGAGCACATGAACTGCAGCACGGGCAGCGTATCGCGCGCCGTGTCGTCGCTCGAAGACCAGTTGCAGGCGCGGCTCCTGCAACGCACGACGCGCAAGATATCGCTGACCGAACCCGGCGAGCGCTACTACCAGAAGTGCAAGAAGATCCTCGCGGATCTCGAGGACGCCGAGGCCGAAGCGGGCGACGCCCACACCTGCGCACGGGGCACGCTGCGCATTCATTGCGTGACCGACCTCGGGCTCGCGCAGTTGACGCACTCGATCATGGAGTACCGCAAGCGCTTTCCCGCCGTGTCGGTGCAGCTGAAGTTCCTGCCGCGCATGGCGAATCTGCTCGAAGACGACGTGGATGTGTCGATCGTGTCGGCGCCGGCGCTGCCCGACTCGCGCAACGTCTGCAAGCTGATCGGACATTGCGAGCGCGTGCTCGTCGCGTCGCCCGCCTTTCTTCAGACGCATCGGATCGAAAGTGCAAGCGATCTCGACGAATATGCGCTGACGCCCGTGCCGTTC includes:
- a CDS encoding ATP-binding protein; translation: MIHIGPLDIDLARREARVDGKTVRISNRAFDILELLIEAQGGLVSKETILERVWPETVVGDNNLQVHMSALRKLLGESRDLIKTVAGRGYRLVRGASAVRQTGGASASHTERHMAVPHNLPAYSSALVGRDEAIAHVCDALGASRHVTLLGSGGIGKTRVAIEVARRLLEQAPGGVHCVSLSAASDTCSVLAMLASVLGVHPEGRAATRERIVETIGGRRMLIVLDSCEHVVDAAARLAHHLLSACPQLRVLSTSREPLRIPSETLYWVPALDVPEPNDDTPQVLRCSAVNLFLMRARAIDARFAADEPSIHVTGMVCRRLDGIPLAIELAAARAALLGIDTLAAHLDDRFGMLTGGTRTALPRHQTLKATLDWSHALLDDAERKTLRRIGVFADRFPLEAAIAVAADNITRELDVVAAMAALVEKSLVVASTEPGHAAFRLLETTRMYALQKLDDNGEHRMVALHHARYLSALIDGDAAGKSAGESWRSRMPELLDEVRAALTWVLSDDGDEALRETLPVHAVFLFYELSLIDECCAWARRALAALAPARGSSHASSRMRARLRLLAALGASLVLVHGPSAETHAIWKEVLASAIASGDEAFEARALWGMWNACQTSGSVHDALEYARRYTAFVDGVADVRGAILGYRLMGVAAHYAGDQRCARLSFEQLLEVADGLRTRMPSGHFADQVLVSRASLARVLWLQGLREQALALAEDAVIEACSKDQAMIVCYTLAESLVPLALLSGKRDCARRAIAVLCDVSARARLTLWQAAARCFDACRRSLDDVSAQSLDSFRAALGELDALKFGAPFAMLAAQYAVALMRAGRRDEAQQVVDSALARCDLAGDYWLIAELRRLRGELLLADGAAIDSHSDAARDAETWFVAALEEASAQGARSLQLRAATSLARLWHRLGRETEAAQLLQSACANVCEGRDLDDFKAAGQLLMQVKGLTQKPAGASGERRRADTATRLLSFTPPHKYA
- a CDS encoding FAD-dependent oxidoreductase — its product is MNTPALLPNLPDAATTDLGMPYSSLEFRQHQMFPRLSAMEIASLRRFAQPMSFKAGELIFETGRVALGLFVLLHGRVRIFSRDSFGRSTLVTEHDDGHFMAEMAQLSGKPALIDGVALTDCDTLVVSPEKLRALIVADAQLGEHIMRALILRRLGLIEQGLGPIIVGNGDDARLVRLQGFLRRNAYPAMVIDARHDAEAVTLLSDMTTGPDDFPLVFCPNGSVLRAPDEAQLASCLGLVPTFERSHVYDVAIVGAGPAGLAAAVYAATEGLSVAVFDQRAPGGQAGASSRIENYLGFPTGISGQALAARAFQQALKFGAHLAIPGKVMNVDAQEGVYALTLMDGQRVSARTLVVASGAAYRKPVVAEFDRYEGRGTYYWASPIEAKLVKGQDIVLMGGGNSAGQATVFLANFARSIRVLIRGADLNASMSKYLIDRIGSLPNVSVCTRCTLKALEGDEAGLTHVHVRREGEAGEIIETRHLFLFIGADPKTDWLASSGVELDSRGFVVTGFARRMQTHVDMGIHYPLETSLPGMFAVGDVRSESTKRVASAVGDGAAVVSQIHAYLAQYSTAAQNI
- a CDS encoding FAD binding domain-containing protein codes for the protein MKHPSYPRAVVIGGSLGGLFAATSLRAAGWQVDVFESSPNQLDMRGGGIVLQADVLHAVRYAGVALPNPAGVRSRERIYLDRDDSIVERLDMPQTQTAWSLLYRAMKEALPAQSLHAGETFIDFEQDGDEVIARFESGRTERADLLVGADGIRSSLRQRLLPDVTPAYAGYVAWRGLVPELELPVHAAGMLRERFAFQHGAGHSALAYLIPGERDETRAGERRWNWVWYRRYGHDVLKELLVDRYGVARTRSLPPGMMKQTDIDQLRNDAQAGLGPTFRALVESTEHPFMQPIVDLRAPQMVFGRAVLIGDAAAVPRPHTAGSTAKAAANAHSLALALDLANGDALSIDARLARWETQQLQRARQMTDLGISLGKRLMTAVVPPSQRFSAASGNSTPTSIR
- a CDS encoding HD domain-containing protein gives rise to the protein MNKNIAGVELPDSALARAAFEHVRGIEPELLLHHALRAFLFAALMGFREALEFDANLLYVGMLFHNVGLNPRFNRSPNRFEIDSANEAREFLLAQGVDDYAATDVWNAIALHTTPGIPDHMSALVALVGAGVQMDVRGARYYEFTAQQRDAIVQAFPRERGFKTKLIEAYARGMEHRPETTFGTVNADVLDRWDPDYRRLNFCGLVLGSEWPN
- a CDS encoding cytochrome c, coding for MIRRPVVLAMAGVAIAAALAVAALLISKRAIAPVSPPPPSSFDSQTKLAGARVVALGDCIVCHTAKGGKPFAGGLPLATPFGTIYATNITPDADTGIGNWSLEAFTRAIRNGVSRDGHLLYPAFPYIHFTHMSDSDIAAAYAYLMTREPVKATAPANALIFPLNFRPLLAFWNALFLRPGEQQTEASKDAEWNRGRLLVNGLGHCASCHSPLNVIGGEQPGQAFDGGVVDGWDAPALNTLNAAPKPWTKQQLVTYLRTGRASEHGAAAGPMLPVTRDLATVPAEDVEAIAAYLLSLQKPVASSNAPRAVRASAAPLTAAQQRGATLFAASCAQCHGNASPMQSPGQRPTLAFSTAVNAGTPRNAIQMVLGGIAWHGEDTINYMPAFGDVYSNEQIADLLSYVRATYSQHSAWTDVEATVAKVRKENDAR
- a CDS encoding (2Fe-2S)-binding protein is translated as MIHLTVNGVQHALDIDPSTPLLYALRNELGLHGAKFGCGLGQCGACTVMVDGKATFSCLIPVSSIGARPVRTIESLGTAQRPGALQQAFVEHQAAQCGYCIAGMIMRAQALLERNPRPTEAELREHMEPNLCRCGTHMRILAAIRQVAHLSGSDTGAHGDTQ